The sequence CCTATGTCATTAACATCTATTAATCAAAATCCAATTGCTATTCTGGACTTTGCATCTGCTGATGCTAGTTGTATCTGACAGTTTGCTTGACATTGTTATGGTCAGACATTCATCTTAGAGAATGAGAGGAGGTCTATGGCAACTTGGTCAATCAATCACCCGTCGTCTTTCTCAAGCTGATAAGAAGGCTGTGGCCCGTCGATACTTCGCCTCTGAAGCTGATCTCAAAAAGACTGTACTATATGACTTTCATGTGGCTCATGGTGGGAAGATGGTGCCATTTGCTGGGTGGAGCATGCCCATTCAGTACAAGGATTCTATCATGGACTCTACTGTGAACTGTAGGCAGAACGGCAGCCTATTTGATGTCTCCCATATGTGTGGACTGAGTCTCAAGGGAAAGGATTGCGTCCCTTTCCTTGAGAAGCTTGTTATTGCTGATGTTGCTGGGCTTGCACATGGAACTGGCACTCTAACTGTCTTTACAAATGAGAAAGGAGGAGCAATTGATGATTCTGTGATCACCAAAGTTAAGGATGATCTCTTATACATAGTTGTGAATGCGGGGTGTAGGGACAAGGATTTGGCTCACATTGAGGAGCACATGAAGGCATTCAAGACAAAGGGTGGTGATGTCTCATGGCACATTCATGACGAGAGATCTCTTCTTGCACTTCAGGTGAATTTTAACATTCACCAAGTTGTTTCAGTTTCTGCTGTGGAACTTTAATGTGCAATTTTAAGGTTTTATTCTGATTCTCTTTGTCAATCTTGTGAccataagataaaattaaacatttcTATCATCTTGTTGGAGACATTGGGTGTATAACAATAGCCTTATGCTTTGCACCATCATGTCTTCTGTTGTAACTTTATTGCTCGTCATGTCATCCTTTTAGGTAAGACACCGATTATGTCACTTCTGATGATCTTGAGATACAACTGTTAgcttaattatttagatatcTCTTGTTAGTGGTATTAGTAAAGGATTTTCTTGTCATTTTTCTGGTGCAGGGACCTCTTGCTGCCCCAGTTCTTCAACACCTGACAAAAGAGGATCTGAGCAAGATATACTTTGGGGAATTTCATATGATTGACATCAATGGATCACACTGCTTTCTCACTAGGACTGGGTATGATCTTTTCGTTTATTCTTCatatatttcctttttataCATCTCAAACTTAGTAGAATTACCTTATATGACTCTGACTGAGGCATTAACTTGTTTTTTGCAACCTAAAGCTATGACTACTGTCTGTATATATAAAGAGTAGCTCTTTTGTGGAGGCATGCTCCTGAGCTCGATTTTGTGATTTTCTTAATGATTGAATATTTAGCTTATACCTACTGGTTACTTAGTTTACACTTCTTCCCTGCATTTGTTATATTGCATAGTTTTTGACTGGTGAAAGTGGATTATTTCTACCTCTTTGTTGATGCTTCAGGTATACTGGTGAAGATGGATTTGAAATCTCTGTTGCTTCGGAGCATGCTGTGGATCTTGCCAAggcaatcttagaaaaatctGAAGGAAAAATAAGATTGACAGGGCTGGGTGCACGTGACAGCCTCCGACTTGAAGCTGGGTTGTGTTTATATGGTAATGACATGGAAC comes from Ricinus communis isolate WT05 ecotype wild-type chromosome 5, ASM1957865v1, whole genome shotgun sequence and encodes:
- the LOC8284173 gene encoding aminomethyltransferase, mitochondrial — protein: MRGGLWQLGQSITRRLSQADKKAVARRYFASEADLKKTVLYDFHVAHGGKMVPFAGWSMPIQYKDSIMDSTVNCRQNGSLFDVSHMCGLSLKGKDCVPFLEKLVIADVAGLAHGTGTLTVFTNEKGGAIDDSVITKVKDDLLYIVVNAGCRDKDLAHIEEHMKAFKTKGGDVSWHIHDERSLLALQGPLAAPVLQHLTKEDLSKIYFGEFHMIDINGSHCFLTRTGYTGEDGFEISVASEHAVDLAKAILEKSEGKIRLTGLGARDSLRLEAGLCLYGNDMEQHITPVEAGLTWAIGKRRKSEGGFLGAEVILKQLAEGPKIRRVGFTSSGPPPRSHSEIQNDKGENIGEITSGGFSPCLKKNIAMGYVKSGLHKAGTNVKILVRGKAYDGVVTKMPFVPTKYYKPS